From Pseudomonas sp. StFLB209, a single genomic window includes:
- a CDS encoding LysR substrate-binding domain-containing protein — protein sequence MDNLPPLRALQVFDTLGRCGSIAEAAKRLGISAGAVSQQMRLLEDTLGITLLVKEGKRNRLTAAGSRFHEQCSDAFERLRIAHAEVVLSRDTSHLRVSALPSLMSRWLAPLVFEWQQANQAVNVYLDGSHAEPLANGYEIDFRVTYSDRAIDAENSIELLRDCVVPVCSPELLGGDRSSLQPNELLNYPLLAIDWLPKFASPPSWRDWFESTGVDLARLQDARRVFSLSAMAIEAALAGQGFVLAQYSMVAKDLEAGRLLMPVRHALPLPAAYYLTWTKSAFDKEHCRRFHRWLLARGKEQSHGIEALLAASSSVVVS from the coding sequence ATGGACAACCTGCCGCCCTTGCGCGCCCTACAAGTCTTCGACACGCTCGGCCGGTGCGGCAGCATTGCCGAAGCGGCGAAACGACTGGGTATTTCCGCTGGCGCGGTGAGTCAGCAAATGAGGCTTCTGGAAGATACGCTTGGTATTACCCTACTGGTCAAGGAAGGCAAACGTAACCGCCTGACCGCCGCAGGAAGTCGCTTTCATGAGCAGTGCTCTGATGCATTCGAGCGCCTGCGCATTGCCCATGCGGAAGTTGTATTGTCGCGCGACACCAGCCATTTGCGCGTCAGCGCCCTGCCCTCATTGATGTCCAGATGGCTGGCGCCGCTGGTCTTCGAATGGCAGCAAGCGAACCAGGCCGTCAATGTCTACCTCGATGGCAGCCATGCCGAGCCGCTGGCCAACGGTTACGAGATCGACTTTCGCGTCACTTACAGTGATCGGGCCATTGATGCCGAGAACAGCATCGAGCTGTTGCGCGACTGCGTAGTACCGGTCTGCAGCCCGGAACTGTTGGGCGGTGACAGGTCAAGCCTGCAGCCAAATGAGTTGCTGAACTATCCGCTGCTTGCCATCGACTGGCTGCCCAAGTTCGCCTCGCCACCGTCCTGGCGAGACTGGTTCGAAAGCACCGGGGTTGACCTGGCCCGTTTGCAGGATGCTCGCCGGGTCTTCTCGCTTTCAGCCATGGCCATCGAAGCAGCGCTTGCAGGCCAAGGCTTTGTTCTGGCGCAGTACTCCATGGTCGCCAAAGACCTGGAGGCTGGCCGTCTGCTCATGCCTGTCAGGCATGCCCTGCCGCTGCCGGCCGCCTATTACCTGACCTGGACCAAAAGCGCCTTCGACAAAGAGCATTGCCGCCGATTCCACCGCTGGCTATTGGCTCGTGGCAAAGAGCAGAGTCATGGCATTGAGGCGTTGCTGGCTGCAAGCTCCAGCGTCGTTGTTTCTTGA